The following proteins are encoded in a genomic region of Gimesia algae:
- a CDS encoding small basic protein, with protein MSLDKSLKSKSTLVRARNVLKRAERIEKLKFEDRWVEGQGALGLPKVRVEKISIGKKKKKKKDEDED; from the coding sequence GTGTCACTCGACAAAAGTTTAAAGAGCAAAAGTACGCTGGTCCGTGCACGTAACGTGTTAAAGCGGGCGGAACGTATTGAAAAGTTGAAATTCGAAGACCGCTGGGTCGAAGGCCAGGGTGCCCTCGGTTTACCCAAAGTACGCGTCGAAAAGATTTCGATTGGTAAGAAGAAGAAAAAGAAGAAAGACGAAGACGAAGATTAA
- a CDS encoding GH3 auxin-responsive promoter family protein: MHALNLLRAAGGTFTRRRYRRAAHSFLDHTSRCREVQQATLQRILQLNADSDFSREWQLDGSCTIEDFQARFPVSDYERFRPWIDRVKNGETTALLGAANRLLMFTLSSGTTADSKFIPITEPFLKDYRQGWQNWGILTYDDFPRLKYQNIVQLTSNFDKFRTPGGTPCGNISGLVTSMQSPAVKLLYTLPAAVSQIEDPHLKYFTALRLAIADREVGMITTANPSTLLHLAQFADQHRESLIRDIADGRLTGAAHMEPAILKTLQSKLKRKNRARARELERIVERTGHLYPRDFWPGLSLLAVWMGGSAGAYLSQLAPYYGTPPVRDHGLSASEGRMTIPLESGSSTGVLDITSHFFEFVPEDEDPLTTANILTADQLEVGHNYFILLTTPSGLYRYHICDVVRCTGFHSQTPLLEFLHKGAHISNLTGEKITESQVVAAVRGAVEFTSLEIGQYTLIPQWGEPPRYQLLFEASALPSTDQLPILLESLDQRLQETNCEYAEKRQSGRLAAPMSCELTPGTWQRFAAERQQKLGGSIEQYKHPCLIPELDYAQQILRRFSD; the protein is encoded by the coding sequence ATGCATGCCCTGAATTTGCTACGGGCTGCCGGCGGCACTTTTACACGACGACGCTATCGTCGCGCCGCCCATTCGTTTCTTGACCACACCTCACGCTGCCGCGAAGTTCAGCAAGCGACACTGCAGCGCATCCTGCAGTTGAACGCCGACAGTGATTTCAGCCGCGAATGGCAGCTGGATGGTTCCTGTACAATCGAAGATTTCCAGGCCCGCTTTCCTGTCTCCGATTACGAACGCTTTCGCCCCTGGATTGATCGCGTTAAGAACGGTGAAACGACAGCCCTGCTGGGAGCCGCCAACCGACTGTTGATGTTTACCCTCAGCAGTGGCACGACCGCGGATTCCAAATTCATTCCCATCACGGAACCCTTTCTGAAAGACTATCGTCAGGGCTGGCAGAACTGGGGCATTCTGACCTACGACGATTTTCCCCGGCTCAAGTATCAGAATATCGTTCAGCTCACGAGTAATTTTGACAAGTTTCGGACCCCCGGCGGAACCCCCTGCGGCAATATCAGCGGGCTGGTGACTTCCATGCAGAGCCCCGCTGTCAAACTACTCTACACTTTGCCCGCCGCAGTGTCTCAGATTGAAGATCCACACCTCAAATACTTTACCGCCCTGCGGCTGGCAATCGCCGATCGCGAAGTCGGCATGATCACGACCGCCAACCCGAGCACCCTGCTGCATCTGGCACAGTTCGCAGATCAACATCGTGAATCACTAATCCGCGATATCGCAGACGGTCGACTCACCGGTGCTGCACACATGGAGCCCGCGATTCTGAAGACGCTGCAGTCAAAACTCAAACGCAAAAACCGCGCACGGGCCCGCGAACTGGAGCGCATCGTTGAACGTACGGGGCACCTCTATCCCCGCGACTTCTGGCCGGGACTGTCTCTGCTGGCAGTCTGGATGGGGGGATCGGCGGGTGCGTATCTGTCGCAACTGGCTCCCTATTATGGCACCCCACCTGTCCGCGATCATGGACTTTCCGCCAGCGAAGGGCGCATGACCATCCCCCTCGAATCGGGTAGTTCCACCGGCGTGCTGGATATCACATCCCACTTCTTTGAGTTTGTCCCTGAAGACGAAGACCCACTGACGACAGCGAATATTCTCACCGCCGATCAACTGGAAGTAGGGCACAACTATTTCATCCTGCTGACGACTCCCTCAGGTCTGTACCGTTACCATATCTGTGATGTCGTCCGCTGTACCGGGTTTCACAGCCAAACCCCACTGCTGGAGTTTCTGCATAAGGGCGCGCATATCTCCAATCTGACTGGCGAAAAGATTACCGAATCGCAGGTCGTGGCCGCAGTTCGCGGTGCCGTCGAATTCACTTCACTGGAAATCGGGCAGTACACCCTGATCCCGCAATGGGGAGAGCCTCCCCGCTATCAACTGCTGTTTGAAGCGTCCGCTCTGCCGTCGACCGATCAACTCCCGATTCTGCTGGAGTCACTTGACCAGCGTTTGCAGGAAACCAACTGTGAATATGCAGAGAAACGTCAGTCCGGTCGCCTGGCGGCCCCCATGTCATGTGAACTGACCCCAGGCACCTGGCAGCGGTTTGCCGCGGAGCGACAGCAGAAACTGGGCGGTAGCATCGAACAGTACAAACACCCCTGCCTGATCCCCGAACTCGATTACGCCCAGCAGATCCTGCGACGCTTTTCCGATTAA